The following are encoded in a window of Castanea sativa cultivar Marrone di Chiusa Pesio chromosome 5, ASM4071231v1 genomic DNA:
- the LOC142637193 gene encoding cyclic phosphodiesterase-like isoform X3, which translates to MATSQQVEPEKHMYSVWAVPPDDVAARLRKLTDSLGSEFGGPKFEPHITVVGAVSLTLEDAVEKFRSACEGRKVYTATVDRVATSTYQCVFLLIHPTTEVVETSAHCCGHFGYKNSTSYMPHLSLLYADLTEDEKKKAQERASILDESINSLSFQVNRLALYKTDTEDKTLESWEKISECFLSPN; encoded by the exons ATGGCAACCTCCCAACAAGTAGAGCCAGAGAAGCACATGTACTCGGTTTGGGCTGTCCCACCTGATGACGTGGCGGCCAGGCTGAGGAAGCTGACGGATAGCCTTGGGTCCGAGTTCGGTGGGCCCAAATTCGAGCCCCACATAACTGTTGTTGGGGCCGTCAGTTTGACACTGGAAGATGCGGTTGAGAAGTTCAGATCAGCCTGTGAAGGCCGCAAGGTCTACACTGCCACCGTTGATCGCGTGGCTACGAGCACTTATCAGTGTGTTTTCCTTCTCATCCATCCTACCACTGAg GTAGTGGAGACTAGTGCACACTGCTGTGGTCATTTTGGATACAAGAACTCGACTT CTTACATGCCACATTTGAGCCTCCTTTATGCGGATCTGACAGaggatgagaagaaaaaagctCAAGAAAGAGCCAGTATCCTTGATGAAAGCATTAACAGTTTGAGCTTCCAAGTTAATCGCCTTGCATTATACAAAACAGACACTGAGGACAAAACTCTCGAATCCTGGGAGAAAATTTCTGAATGCTTCCTTAGCCCAAATTAG